gaacaatgaagccgaatacgaagccttacttcagggaatggcaatggttcaaaggTTAGGTGGAAGAATAATAGAggccttctcggactccagattagtggtcggacaagtgatgggagaactggaagctcgagatactaggatgcaagagtatctgggacaagtcaaacggctacaggagagctttgaatccttcagtTTGACACATatctccaggagcgtaaacactcatgcagactcgctggccactcttgccacgtcctcggcacgtaatttgccacgagtaatcctagtcgaagatctagttaaggccagtcccatcagtggaaacccgacccaagtccatcagataagacagagccccagttggatggaccccctaaggaatttcctccaaaATGAGATCCTACCAGAGGAAagactagaagccgagaagatacgtagaaaggctcctcgtttttggctatcagaggaccacCAGCTCTATCGGCGCTCATATTCTGGACCGTACctgctctgcgtacatccagaggagtccgagtctcttcttgaagagttgcatgagggagtatgtggaagtcacaccggaggaagatcgctggcgcacagggcactcacccaaggatactggtggccgaacatgcagagacaagcccaggaatacgctaagaaatgcgatcagtgccaaagattcgccccaaatatccaccaacccggaggggttctcaacccactctccagtccatggccgttcgcgcaatggggtcttgatattgtcggacctttccccaaggctgcggggaacaagcgatacataatagtcggaaccgattacttcactaaatgggtggaggctgagcctttggccaacatcagggacgtggacgcccagaaattcatctggaagaacattatcacccgcttcggaactccgagaACGCTCATTTctgacaatggtcttcagtttgacagcaagaattttagggagtattgccgcgagtttgggatcattaatcgatattccactcCCGCATACCCCCAGGGAAATGGGCAAGttgaggccgtgaacaaggtcatagtgaacgggttgaagaaaagactggatgagtcaaaggggaggtgggtagaagaactaccgcacgtcttatggacgtatcggacaacgccgcggcgttccACCGGTGAAACtcccttctcaatgacttacgggGCAGAGGCAGTGCTtccaatcgagaacaacttcccCACGTTAAGGTCTAGTTCGTTTACCCCAGGTGATAACGATGAGTTGTTAGGAAGCAGTCTGGACCTAGccgaagaaagaagggaaaaggccacgattcacatggcctattatcaccagaagctaagacaaggatatgatgctaacgtcaaactgcggcctctgggtccaggtgatctcgtgatgaggaagattcttggcagcgcaaagaacccctcttggggcaagttggggcccaattgggagggaccttACCGtatcacatccgtggccggaataggcgcctactacctggaggatttggatgaaaaagctgtacctcgaccatggaatgtaaataacctcaggaggtattattattaataagaatggtTTAGCATATGTTCTCTTTCATGACTATTTGCCGCTTCCCAGTCTAcgttacaattatttataagttttaaacagaacccaagtcctccatggctcctcggaccacagacttggggaaaATTGTTACTTAAGCCACCTATTTATaggttttaaacaaaaccaaagtcctgcatggctcctcggaccacagactttggggaagttattactcatgacagctcatagttttaaacagaacctaagtcctgcatggctcctcggaccacaggctctaggggaaattattactcatgacaagtcACAGTTTTAAGctgaacctaagtcctgcctggctcctcggaccatagacttttggggagattattacttatgaTAGATGGGGAGATCATTATTTAGAGTaaatcacttttaatacatGCGCACAGTCTAGCATCATCTCGACCCTCAAATGAgcaacccaaaaacccattttcatttttaccGTTTGCCTGTATCGACCTCGTTATAAAGGTTTAAACGCTATCGACGtacatttttaataaacaaaacgAACATTTCATATTGACATTCCGAGTACATTAAAAAGAGAGttccttacaaaagaatgaaaaaacaagacaactctcattaaaaaaaaaaaaaaaaaaaaaaaaaaaaaaaaaaaaaaaaaaaaactattcactAAGGTTGAAAACCTATAAGGCTAAGCTTCAGcgggaggatcttctttctgctcgggctgaggaggaggagcctcAACGGTAGAGTCAGTGGCAGGATCCTTAGCCACATCAGGCACAAgtacggcatcaggcaccgccaggtcttGCTCCGAAGTGACTTGGGCTTCATCAGGGTTAACTCGGATCTccggaggatagaagatgctctcgggcaatcttagtgccgaatccgcaggaactcctgcagcgtcgagagcatgagcccatgaaatgtcGCAGTACTCCCTGCACACCTCAGGGATCTCCTCAGATAACCTGGCCTCAGTCTCTTCGGCCCcaagctggcgagcagcattcttctcggcctccgtggcctctcggatcagctggacTTCCTCCCTTGCCAGCCTCAGTTCATCCTCCACCTTTTGCAGGGCAGTCCTCAGATCCTGCACTGCCTGCCTCTCGGTGTTAAGGTTAAGCTGAGCCGTGTACAGTTGTTTGCGTTGGTCCTCCGCCTGATCCTCGGCACTCTTTAGGCCGGCCTCTGCACTTTTACGTCGGTTCTCCGAATCCTTGAACTCAGCCGTGAGTTTAGTGTGATCATGCCTaagggaccccaaggctttctccacctctgtccgagcctgggtctcagcctcagccaGATTACGGCTACTACGGCAAAACTCCTCGGCCACAaagacctgctgagtaatctgcggaCAAAACAAGAGcgtacttaaaagaaaagtaTATAATCTAACGGGAGCAAGTAAATGATCAAAGCAGTAAAAAGATTACTTACCAGCGCGAGATCCCTCttaagggataggaagagctcggactgAGTGCACCGCCTGTAAGCCTCCATGTCCCTAGGAAGAAGTAAGGGCTGCTCTAAGGCCTCCGCCACGTACCCCGCCCGGCCACgattatactctcggaccgaagcagtGTAAGGAATGGCGAGcccatccagctccaacttTGGGTCCCATGGACGAGGGGCAGTGCGCACTTCAGCAAGGTTCCCCTCATCCCTGCTGTCCGAGGAGGtgccccttctgctccttggcgcccgtgTAGTTTTctgctgcttggtcggctggaCAGCCACCTCGCCTTCCTCTGGCGTGTccaccggcctcttcttcttcaggtccgggaTAACCTTAAGACCAAGGTCCGAGACGCCTTGGGGAaccacagggggaagggttttgacctttgatggacTTGGGCCCTTCGATGGCTGAACCTGtgatgactgacctttcccccGAGATGTcatcagctcctttagagactttccctttcctgccatgggctctacctcttcgtctgaggtatcgtccgagcagataacaATTGGGGGAACACCAACTGCAGAATGTCGGTCCTGCTCGGCTTCGGGATTGGAAGGCTCCCCTAAAggattttgctgaatttcctcctcgaagtaaaactcgtctatttctgcctcaagagaaagacgggaagattcagtttcttcttcaatcAGAGCAGCCGCGCCAGGCTCATTTACCGGAGGAAGCTGCTCCGCTAAGTAAGGATTCCTGACCCCAGGCAGCACTACTGGTGGCAAATCGTGTGGAGCTAGGAACCCGTCTcgggacacgtcaatcctagccaacctcggactgcccgcccttatagcgtgaccaaTTGCTTGGAAAGCcctgctcagaggttgatagcccaaaaccaaatgggccgcacgcaactgtctGTCCTCGgtaacgtaaatctccgacctgagaagataATTCAGCGCTGGCACATTCGTAAGGTCTATCCGAGGAGCGACGTGAATTTTTTCTGCgaacaaccaagaaaagtgaggtcaggtcatgaaattttccaattacaaagaaagcaaaaaaatatatataataataatccctcaacactaaatcctttccccaaaaaggaccaatcctaaaagcgccgcacctggttttcctgcccgagttggacagtgaataccgtcgaaccactccccagaagcaatgaggaagtcatccttcacggtcttattggaaactggaagacaagagatcaacctaacgacctcgttccgggatttaagataatacccatcatccccaaGGCGATGGCATTCGTACAAATAGGCCACGTCATGCCAAGTGAGgtctagattcatccgctcgcttaagacatctacacagcctaatatcttgaacatatttggggcacactgatacggcgtcaacctatggttggacaggtattcccttgtgatcctgcgcatgggaagtgtcatccctccctctatgaaagcaatcatggggataacgacttctccttcaactctatcggtcaatattccttcaagaggacagtgccgcagcccaaccctcgggggaatgtggtatttagccctaaaggcttccatagcggcaggagtttttactaatttttcgaatctacccatctgaactgaactgaggaaatgaaagtaaagactggaaagaaaagtagagtccgaggaagaaattgaaacggagagaaaggcgaaatgtactggtaccttcacaagacgctcaaggggacgcctaggaatctctcttggacgagGCGCTTCACAAGAACggctacggcggcgtaacggacgcaagtgttcgtatatctctggagttctctggagccTTCTGGGGTTTgtgaaatgcagatgaaaaaagaaactgagccccgctgacgtcttatatagcagggaggagagagaaaagatcatccctgcctaaaaatacgagaaagaaacgatggccgttcgattcacaccaagccgttggatgaagggaacataacgcctccagaagttaatgaccacgtctcgtaaattgtggcgcgtcaaaagtaacggtccgcacgcgcaccccacgatctccttatttccctccactcacaaatatcaaaaccccgcttttctcctcggagggAGGTTAAAACTgcagttttgaggggctattgtggggcccggcccaaaaatgatgggctattccaagctcaggcccgtccgaggagcgtcctgtccaacgaaaagcctcatatgaagcgctgTTCAACCCCGatagcgtcaaggaaacctgtccgaggagtaactcctcctcggacatcacgaagcccagacgagaaatTCTactcagccatttcagctcgcCTTCCccaacataaaaaacaaattaaattcaaaatatctcacggaaggctaccaccacattaattgcgccccaaccaccttcttggccgcattaatgaggaaaagacccctgaacagtaccgccttggcctctgcaactcacaaaaggtctgatgagggcgtctgatgggacaggtgctcaagtggatgcttggatgactaacaggtgtaaggctgggatgaaaaggagagaaatatataatgtaatgaAGTCCCTCAAAGGAGGGACGGCAGAATTGTAAgaggaacaaaagaaataaaaccagACTTGAAGAATCCTTCTTTACGTTCTTATTTCTCTCTGCAAACAGTACACTACATGCATCAGATTTGTtagtttcactgaggccaagctctttaacccattctctacaagtatttattgtgggttgtgctttgggccaaggcctgatcaacagaagttgggccaggaaaatcgtgcaaccacatATACAAACAAACTAgatattagaaattagaaattagagatatgGGCCCtcaaaaagcaataaaaatgataaaaattaaaagattagcttaaatttttttggagataaaaattactttaaaattCAAGTTGCAATAATATAGGCATTATACTTTCTAGGGTTTGAATGAAATCATAAGAATATGTATTGTATTTACTTTATATGCTTGGGATTGtagttttggaaagaaaaaaaaaaaaaagctaaaatctTAAACTTATTGTAACATGTTACATGTGCTCCATGAATGAGGgtgtacatttttattttaatattattgaaTATGTTTAAATTAGTCAACTGATTAtagtatatttataaaaaaaatcattttaataacattttctccgtttatataaaaaaaaaatattacaatttattatatattgttgTTGAATGCAAAATATATTACGTGTTCCATTacataaaaagttataaaaatataaaatacttttaaataacACATGCACTATTTAACcaacaaattttacattatcttcttataaaataattatattacattttctcACGCATTGCATGGGTTTGCAACTTGTAAAATTAATATCTAAAGctatcacattaaaaaaaattaatttaattgtaCCAATCACATAATCTAGAATAATTATGTCATGCTAGTACAATTAACACATATAATGTGTGTAGTTTACAATTGTATGAGTTGTTTAATGTTGAAGGGAGAGCAAAATGAAGCATCATTGAAGCATCGGGTTGCTACGACAGAATAAACAGTTTCAGTAAGATGAAAGGCATCCCAAAAGAAGTGTTGATATGCATGAGGGCATGGAGGCAATAGTGGAATGCACCCTGAAGTCCCATTTTCCCAGGTAGTGCAACATGGGGTTTCTGAGTCTATCAAGCCTgtaaacaataaagaaaattatctaTATTGCTTGTAAATCAATAACTATGAATGcttagaagaaaataaattatttttaccatAATTGGATGGATGTTTTATTGCATCATAGCCAAGAAAATTAGCTTGGCCAAGAACAAAGGTTGAGCCTTGAAGTGTGGATGTCAAATTTTTTAGCAATGCTGGAAGTCCCTGATTAAAAAGTGAGACAATCTGATTTATTTCTTCCACGCACTGTCCATTGTGCTTATTACGTACTTTCCTTGTAATTGATGGTATGCATCCAATGGGGCCGATTTCAAACATTACTATCTTCCTGGCTCCTAAACTATATAACCTCTGTGAATTCatgaaaaattatgtaaaacTGCAAGACATATGAGTGAATGATAAATTTGTTGCTTGTGAacaatcaaggaaaaaaaatcatccatattATGATTTGATGAAGTATCTTAAGCCAAACAATTAATGCATGCGCGTGCATGTACACGTGTATCAATATTTCTAACTCCTGTGACTTAGTTTTCAAATTCCCTTCTTCCTAttgttataattattgaattatccggggagagagagaaaccacTTTTACATGATGTAAAATGTtgaacaaatttattttccattagtatatatatgtattaattaaatgaGCAAGAAaactatattaaattaattatggaAATCAAATTACTTTGATATGGATAATAGAAATGATGGCCAGTTAAGTTTAGAAAGAGAGatcaactcaaaaaaaaaaaaaagtttagaaagAGAGACAACCTCAAAAGCCTGGCTGAGCGCATCCACAAGGAGTTGAGCAAATGGTTGTGGAGGGTAATGTTTGCTTGTATTGTACAGATTGGGTTGAAGGTAGTTATTGATGTAGTCATTACTGCCTATAGATAATATAAATATAGACTTTGACAAGTACTCTGAAAGATCATATGAGCTTTCGAGATGCTTTGGCAAATCTGACAGAACTGTCCTCTGAAACAAATCTATCTGCTCTTGTAAATTCAAGCATTTTCCCTGCAAACAACCACCACCATATGATAAAGCAATGAGCATTAtgcatttttcatttcatttcttcttcttctttgtttatttttaaaaataaatggttgtATCAATAGAACTATCTTACGGTTGAGTTGGCGGGTTAAAAGCTACTCAAAATAAGGAGGTTTTGATTTGTTCAAATACAATGAGTTGGTGATCTttcactcaaatcttttatacCATAATtaatttctgaataaaacttgtttcaTTGGAAATTAAACATTTGGAACATCAAAATGGACACAAATCTGACCcgatttaaatttgaaatgagTGTAGTATGGCCAATTGAATTTAAGTGACAGAGATTTCTCTAGTCACTTGCTCGTCGTTCATTCAAGCAAAATCGTCAGgttcttatttttgaattctgctAGGAAAAGTATTCTTGCTCAATTTTAACCTTAATTTGTGCAACCATATAAAGTACCTTATTATGACTTTTAGAGACAACAAAATCTACCATACCATACCAATGCTAAAAAGTTCAGATGTCAAAGCCTTCTTCCTATGCTTAAACAGTGAATTCATCATTGTACTTTGtttcaaaaacaagtaaaaCCATTGTGTTCCTATACACCTGAGCTTTAAACCATTCTTGAAATCAGAGATTGTTCTAGTGAGTTAAATGTTGCCTTAAATCTTTAAGGACTTCTTGAAGTGGCAGAGCTTATGGTTTGTGGAGGAGAATATTCACTTAGGAAGATTCTAGAGGGTCTGGGACTATTGTGGTAGCTAGGATAGCAAACGGAGCATTTTTCTATAGAGTCTAGTTGTACAAAGATCATGTGACTAGACtatttatagttttatttttcctatgGTGAATTTTCTACAAGAATTGGATCCTAGGAATAATTTTTCCATTGAGAAAGTTCTTCGTTAGTTTTCCACATTATAACCAAATATGTGTgtgccttttctttattattgcTTTTGATGTGGTTTTTGATCACTGTGGttgatttaaattgtttgtGATGTTTATTGGATTACGTCATAACTTGTGCAATAAATCCATTGATTCTGCTACATAAATTGTTTAGGGTCTAAATTAGAATTTTTCATATAACCTGCAAGTCTATACCATATTCCATAGTTATAAAAAATGCAAGACCTAATTGACAGAGTCCAAAACTGATCAGATTTTTGGTTATGTTTAGTTTTGCACCCTTGGTTACTGgcttcaattttaaattttcaaaatctttggTTTTTCGTTTAATCtaggtgtcaaaattttttcgAGACCAACTAAACTGTGAAGGCATCAACTTCCTATACCCTTGTGCCCCCAACTTGTCCCTCTCTAAGTGCTCTAACCTTGGTAACTCTTTCAAGATTGTTGGAGATATATTAGTCTAATAGCATAGGTCCAAGCCCAATCATTCAatgtgtgcaagtcaagtctcctatTTGTACACAAAGTATGATGGGCTTGGTCCTATACTATTAGGCTAATAtgttgttagagatatattagcctaATAGGCATGGACCCAAGCccaatcattttatatgtgcAAGCCTTATTTGCATAAAAAGGAGGATGAGTTTGGGCTTATACTATTAGgttaatatgtctaatatatctctagCAAAGATCACAACACCATTGTTGTAAAGTTTGGCATAATTGTGACTCATGCCCTTTGGATTGAGGtgggaaaaaaattacttgATGCAGTTTAAGTCTAAGTCGAAATTTGATGAAATTGTCTCAAATTAATTCGGGTACATGCTAATCGGTTTTAGatgattgtgattttttatataatgaatTACTTGGATTAGCATAGGGGTGTAGGATTGATTCCTATTGAGTTTAGGGTAGATTTTCTTTAGGTTTGTTGCGCCAatgctattttatatatatataaatatatatatatatatatatatatatattttttttttttttcttttttccctccttGTTGTATTTGTAATGAGttctatttagtttatttataaattttaattttatgggttttctTTGGTCATGCAAGttctctcttttaaaaaaaaaaatatatttccccTATTGCTTTTAGCTTGTGAGATTTCATATTTGTAACTCTACCGACGTAGGTTGATCTTTGATTACTATTAGTTTGATGGGTTTTATTTGACGAGCATGTGATTGGTTCATGTGTTTGGTGtagaagaaatttaaaaaaattgaccgCAGAACCTTATTTTTCTCAGTCAGTGCAATCAAAGACtgagcaagaaaataaaacaataacaaagaCAAAACCTGAACTAATTCTTCTTACAACCCCATCCTTCCTTAACTTATAATATAATTCgaattttgtcttttgtttttcttttttgaaattttcttgttaatatatttaataagttattatctttattatatgtcaaatttctttaaaaaaaaaagaaagaaaagaaacatattttatcaatgTTTATTATAGTTCAGaacatatataagaaaaaccataataaatattttataaaaaaaaaaaaaacagaagaagcaAGATTTCTAatcaagagaaaataaataaaataaaataaaacattattgTAACctttaaaaagtatataaagtTTTGATAATAGAATAAGGTCtcaatttttatgtaataatttattcTCCTTCACAAATTGTCAGGTCAGGAcacagtttatttatttttaaatacattttctATTAAATCTATAACATAATATAAGCAAATTAAAACACACCATGAGGTTAATTACAATGAGCTTTACCTGTCTCAGTAACACGCCTCTTAAATTCGGGCTTATTATACATTCCTAAAGTCTATCTAATATGGGTTAATTTGAAGACACAAACACAACAgattaaaaacttttgaaataacAAAACcgcattatattttattattttctattcttgAATAAGTATAAGGGCTGCTAAATTTTTAAGTGACACTAAAGaggaaaacaaagaagaaacaaagaagaagaaacaaataagAGTGCACAATGAGTTCTTACAAATCGGTCTCCAGTTTCAGGAAGAATGCCACAAGACCCCGACGCGTAGTTGAAACCTGTAACTTGTGTTGATCTCCATATACTCATGTATGGTGGAGAATATGGAAGCCCAATAAATTCAGCTACAAGGGTCAGAAATGAAAGAACATAAGAAATACTTTTAGCATTGATAATAATAGTATGAGTTATATGTTTTATCAATGTTGTTAGTAACTGTTCAATATGCTCTCATGCATACCATGTTGAAatctaaaagagaaaatatataaaagaacatTGTAAAGAGATTAAGTAAAAGCCAAAGCAAGAAAGAACAGGAACCTTTACTATATTCTCTAGTGTGTTATAGGGGATAGGGTTAACCTTAACTGAGTCTACATTATTATAACTTGGCCTCTTTGGCCATTACAACATAAACAATAAATCTATATCACAAATATATCTTAAACAATGTAGAATTAGTACCTATAAAATCTGCAACAGTTCTGCCATTGGTGAATCTTCCTGTAGCACCTTTGACAAAGTGCACACCATAAGGAAGATAATCTGCCTTAGCCAAGGTGGGCAAAATATTGTTATTGCCACTGTCAAACAAGGAATCTCCAAGCACATATAATGCAGGTGCCAATGGTGAACTATGGATCAGAATGCCAAGATGAAGGAAAATGGACAAGAAAATGAGTGGCATTGAAgtcattattgttgttgttcGCTAGGAATACTTTGTTGTTAGAGAAAGATACGAGGAAATGTGCTGGGTGAGATAGACAAATGAGAAGCTATATAGCTTTttctttatggtttttttttgcGTGAGGAATCCCAGGAAGGAAGCGTCAGTCACATGAAAATCACTGAGTTTGAGCTTAAAAAGAGGAGGAAACTACGGGTGTAATGACATATATACGTGACAGATATGAGGTAGCTAGGTTAAGTTGTTAAACTCTTGTCTAAAAGAGCTTGAATTTgagattctaatttttttaaattggaattGTAGTCAAGTTTGATTCACTCAATACAGTTTGAGGTTTGAAgcgaaaaattaaatattacttaaCTAATATTTAGTTAACATTCTATaatataaactttttaaatttaatataactCATtagcttaattaaaaaaaactaatgataattggattgaatttttattagtCCATTATTTTTTGGGGGCTTATTGGAAGTGGAAGAAAAATACATAActcacattttttaaataaaaa
This DNA window, taken from Quercus robur chromosome 2, dhQueRobu3.1, whole genome shotgun sequence, encodes the following:
- the LOC126714362 gene encoding uncharacterized protein LOC126714362, coding for MAGKGKSLKELMTSRGKGQSSQVQPSKGPSPSKVKTLPPVVPQGVSDLGLKVIPDLKKKRPVDTPEEGEVAVQPTKQQKTTRAPRSRRGTSSDSRDEGNLAEVRTAPRPWDPKLELDGLAIPYTASVREYNRGRAGYVAEALEQPLLLPRDMEAYRRCTQSELFLSLKRDLALITQQVFVAEEFCRSSRNLAEAETQARTEVEKALGSLRHDHTKLTAEFKDSENRRKSAEAGLKSAEDQAEDQRKQLYTAQLNLNTERQAVQDLRTALQKVEDELRLAREEVQLIREATEAEKNAARQLGAEETEARLSEEIPEVCREYCDISWAHALDAAGVPADSALRLPESIFYPPEIRVNPDEAQVTSEQDLAVPDAVLVPDVAKDPATDSTVEAPPPQPEQKEDPPAEA
- the LOC126701547 gene encoding GDSL esterase/lipase 7-like, with product MTSMPLIFLSIFLHLGILIHSSPLAPALYVLGDSLFDSGNNNILPTLAKADYLPYGVHFVKGATGRFTNGRTVADFIAEFIGLPYSPPYMSIWRSTQVTGFNYASGSCGILPETGDRFGKCLNLQEQIDLFQRTVLSDLPKHLESSYDLSEYLSKSIFILSIGSNDYINNYLQPNLYNTSKHYPPQPFAQLLVDALSQAFERLYSLGARKIVMFEIGPIGCIPSITRKVRNKHNGQCVEEINQIVSLFNQGLPALLKNLTSTLQGSTFVLGQANFLGYDAIKHPSNYGLIDSETPCCTTWENGTSGCIPLLPPCPHAYQHFFWDAFHLTETVYSVVATRCFNDASFCSPFNIKQLIQL